Proteins encoded within one genomic window of Bradyrhizobium sp. 186:
- a CDS encoding GntR family transcriptional regulator has product MSQAFRLKQSIEDAVMAGEFRPGDRLDEASLAERFGVSRTPIREALLQLGAEGFIDVRPRRGAIVSVPSPTRLFEMFETMAEIESACGRLAARRLTPENDAAMEAAHRACEVAARQGDSEQYYADNRNFHEAIYRASRNGFLADQAFALHKRLSAYRRIQLRARNRLLQSLQEHAGILEAIRAGDEQLAASRLHSHVLVQGERFSDMVLGLTQDRSAPASTRSGAGR; this is encoded by the coding sequence ATGAGCCAAGCCTTCAGACTGAAACAGTCGATCGAAGACGCTGTGATGGCTGGGGAATTTCGACCGGGCGATCGCCTGGATGAGGCCTCGCTGGCCGAGCGATTCGGGGTGTCGCGGACCCCCATCCGGGAGGCGCTGCTTCAGCTCGGCGCCGAAGGCTTCATCGATGTCCGCCCGCGGCGCGGGGCGATCGTCAGCGTTCCTTCACCGACCCGGCTATTCGAAATGTTTGAGACCATGGCCGAGATCGAAAGCGCCTGCGGGCGCTTGGCCGCGCGCCGGCTCACACCGGAGAACGACGCCGCGATGGAGGCCGCGCACCGCGCGTGCGAGGTCGCCGCGCGGCAAGGCGACAGCGAGCAGTACTACGCCGACAACCGCAATTTTCACGAAGCGATCTACCGTGCGAGCCGCAACGGCTTCCTAGCCGATCAGGCGTTCGCCCTGCATAAGCGTTTGAGCGCCTATCGACGCATCCAGCTTCGCGCGCGTAACCGTCTGCTGCAATCGCTGCAGGAGCACGCCGGGATTCTCGAAGCGATCCGCGCCGGCGACGAGCAGCTCGCCGCGAGCCGCCTTCATAGCCACGTGTTGGTACAGGGTGAGCGCTTCTCGGACATGGTGCTGGGGCTCACGCAGGACCGATCTGCGCCGGCTAGCACCAGGAGTGGAGCGGGCAGGTAG
- the dctP gene encoding TRAP transporter substrate-binding protein DctP, with translation MKVSRRQALALGIAAPALLRLGPARAATALKISHQFPGGTPTDGDFRDRLCRRFAALIQERSKGSMTAEIYPGSSLMKTNAQFSALRKGALDMSLIPISYAGGDLPELNIGLMPGLVTGYDEGLGWKNKPIGQEFSKFLAAKGVVIITWIWQAGGAASRSRPLVEVADAKGMKIRGGSREMDLVLQAVGASVLSLPSNELYAAMQTGACKAALTSSTSLTSFRLEELAKHLTTGRAKSYWFMLEPLVMSKAVFDRLSNEEREIVVSVGAELEEFGRAAAVEDDVRVAKVYQAAGATVHDLDAKVVQAWRDLARDTAWKDYANKNENCARLIKLAMEAGS, from the coding sequence ATGAAGGTTTCAAGACGCCAAGCCCTGGCCCTCGGGATCGCCGCACCGGCGCTGCTTCGGCTCGGACCAGCGCGCGCGGCCACAGCTTTGAAGATCTCGCACCAGTTTCCAGGCGGCACGCCAACCGACGGCGATTTCCGCGACCGGCTCTGCCGGCGCTTTGCGGCCCTGATCCAGGAGCGCAGCAAGGGATCGATGACCGCCGAGATCTATCCGGGCTCGTCGCTCATGAAGACCAACGCGCAGTTCTCGGCACTACGCAAAGGCGCGCTCGACATGAGCCTCATCCCGATCTCCTACGCCGGCGGCGATCTTCCCGAGCTCAACATCGGCCTGATGCCGGGCCTCGTCACCGGCTACGACGAGGGACTCGGCTGGAAGAACAAGCCCATCGGCCAGGAGTTCAGCAAATTCCTTGCAGCCAAAGGCGTCGTCATCATCACCTGGATCTGGCAGGCCGGCGGTGCCGCCAGCCGCTCGCGTCCATTGGTCGAGGTCGCCGATGCCAAGGGCATGAAGATCCGCGGCGGCTCGCGCGAGATGGACCTCGTGCTTCAGGCTGTCGGTGCCTCGGTCCTCTCGCTCCCGTCCAATGAACTTTACGCGGCCATGCAGACTGGCGCCTGCAAAGCCGCCCTCACCTCGTCCACCAGCCTGACCTCGTTCCGGCTGGAAGAGCTCGCCAAGCATCTGACGACCGGACGCGCCAAGAGCTACTGGTTCATGCTCGAGCCCCTCGTCATGTCCAAGGCGGTGTTCGACCGGCTTTCGAACGAGGAGCGCGAGATCGTCGTATCGGTCGGCGCCGAGCTCGAAGAGTTCGGCCGCGCTGCGGCGGTGGAGGACGATGTTCGCGTGGCGAAGGTCTACCAGGCCGCCGGCGCGACCGTGCACGATCTCGACGCCAAGGTCGTTCAGGCGTGGCGAGACCTCGCGCGCGATACGGCCTGGAAGGATTACGCCAACAAGAACGAGAACTGCGCCCGCTTGATCAAGCTTGCCATGGAGGCCGGCTCATGA
- a CDS encoding TRAP transporter small permease, whose translation MSAHGVDLGHPVVVTAARPGSPMARINRAMALLNKTIVVVCSIALIVASVILSYSVAARYFFNAATYWQDEAAVFLLVAATFLSTAFVQAGRGHIGIEALTGYLSKRGNAIRVLVVDTTSFLFCCFFSWKSWTLFHEAWVDGQVSGSTWAPPLWIPYSMMALGMTLLTLQIALQLAAAIGGWRSK comes from the coding sequence ATGAGCGCGCACGGCGTCGATCTCGGCCATCCTGTCGTGGTGACGGCAGCGCGCCCGGGTTCTCCCATGGCGCGGATCAACCGTGCCATGGCCCTGCTCAACAAGACCATCGTCGTCGTCTGCTCGATTGCCCTCATCGTCGCGAGCGTAATTCTGAGCTACAGCGTGGCTGCGCGTTACTTCTTCAACGCGGCAACCTATTGGCAGGACGAAGCGGCCGTCTTCCTGCTGGTCGCCGCAACGTTCCTGTCCACCGCCTTCGTGCAGGCCGGCCGCGGCCATATCGGCATCGAAGCCCTCACCGGCTACCTGTCCAAGCGCGGCAACGCGATCCGCGTCCTCGTGGTCGACACCACGAGCTTCCTGTTCTGCTGCTTCTTCTCCTGGAAATCCTGGACGCTGTTCCACGAGGCGTGGGTCGACGGACAGGTGTCCGGATCGACCTGGGCCCCGCCTCTGTGGATCCCCTACAGTATGATGGCGCTCGGCATGACGCTACTGACGCTGCAGATCGCACTTCAACTCGCTGCGGCGATCGGCGGATGGAGGAGCAAATGA
- a CDS encoding helix-turn-helix domain-containing protein has translation MSMRLRLKADGRIVELRDGQEFPLQPTSASTPADTGSLAVRDLRRRACLTQMEFAAKLGVPVETIRNWEQGKRAPRGPARALLAVIAHAPDTVFQALAKA, from the coding sequence ATGAGCATGCGGTTGCGGCTGAAGGCGGATGGGCGGATCGTCGAATTGCGGGACGGGCAGGAGTTTCCGCTCCAGCCCACGAGCGCTTCCACGCCGGCTGACACCGGTTCGCTTGCCGTGCGCGACCTGCGCCGCCGCGCCTGCCTCACCCAGATGGAGTTCGCCGCCAAGTTAGGTGTGCCCGTCGAGACCATCCGCAACTGGGAGCAGGGCAAGCGCGCCCCGCGGGGACCCGCCCGCGCGCTGCTCGCGGTGATAGCGCATGCGCCGGACACGGTGTTCCAGGCGCTTGCCAAAGCCTGA
- a CDS encoding DUF599 domain-containing protein, translating to MSRHWVDITAVGFFIIEWLVYALTLEHSAYGRDSLSARMNGYREVWVRRLLDRDTRMVDMQIMASLQNGTAFFASTSLFAIGGALALLHATSDAITILSKLPIDLSPSPALWELKCVGLVLICVYAFFKFAWAYRLFNYVAILFGGMPPASQRDTPQAEAHVIRTSRLFESAGRHFNRGQRAFFFALGYLGWFVSPWVLFVTTAAVVIVTWRRQFASSAWAAMAPEVVVDGEETRKRGPQG from the coding sequence ATGAGCAGGCATTGGGTCGACATCACCGCGGTCGGCTTCTTCATCATTGAGTGGCTGGTCTATGCCCTGACGCTGGAGCACTCGGCCTATGGCCGCGACAGCCTGTCGGCGCGCATGAACGGCTATCGCGAGGTCTGGGTGCGCCGCCTGCTCGACCGCGACACCCGCATGGTCGACATGCAGATCATGGCCTCGCTCCAGAACGGCACCGCCTTCTTCGCCTCCACCAGCCTGTTCGCGATTGGGGGTGCGCTGGCGCTGCTGCACGCCACCAGCGACGCCATCACCATCTTGAGCAAGCTGCCGATCGACCTCAGCCCCTCGCCCGCGCTGTGGGAATTGAAATGCGTCGGCCTCGTGCTGATCTGCGTCTACGCCTTCTTCAAGTTCGCCTGGGCCTATCGCCTGTTCAACTACGTCGCGATCCTGTTCGGCGGCATGCCGCCGGCCTCCCAGCGCGATACGCCGCAGGCCGAGGCGCACGTCATCCGCACCTCGCGCCTGTTCGAATCCGCCGGCCGCCACTTCAACCGCGGCCAGCGCGCCTTCTTCTTCGCGCTCGGCTATCTCGGCTGGTTCGTCAGCCCCTGGGTGCTGTTCGTGACCACGGCCGCGGTGGTGATCGTGACATGGCGGCGGCAGTTCGCGTCGAGCGCGTGGGCGGCGATGGCGCCGGAGGTGGTGGTGGATGGCGAGGAGACGCGGAAGCGCGGTCCTCAAGGATGA
- a CDS encoding malonyl-CoA decarboxylase: protein MLNDTRPGRITAPEFLQGLIDTLTQRGRAVLGIKPERNVGEDRDLELLGEALLSRRGEASGVAIAQSLLAAFEQAAEPQRLKFLSSLADRFGPDRRAIELAIAAYQRKEDGDGGKLEALHAAAEPRRQELIRRLNLAPGGTASLVRMRRVLLALLREHPELQPVDDDFVHLFSSWFNRGFLVLRPIDWTTSANILEKIIRYEAVHAIQDWDDLRSRLEPPDRRCYAFFHPQLVDEPLIFVEVALTKEIPGAINPLLDKSRQPIAARDATTAVFYSISNTQKGLAGVSFGNFLIKQVVQDLARELPNLKTFVTLSPVPGFAGWIRRELKTEASGAIDDDTRRALTALEDGGDTAQAKEAITALAAYYFLKAKLPSGKPVDPVARFHLGNGARLERLNFLGDASPKGIKQSYGLMVNYLYALDHIEANHEAFAEHGTVVASDKVKKALRAKLSSRDLVPSSQTNSQRKISS from the coding sequence ATGCTGAACGATACGAGGCCCGGACGCATCACGGCGCCCGAATTCCTGCAAGGACTCATCGACACGTTGACGCAACGTGGCCGCGCGGTTCTCGGTATCAAGCCCGAACGCAATGTCGGCGAGGATCGTGATCTCGAGCTTCTGGGCGAGGCGCTGCTGTCTCGGCGCGGTGAAGCCTCCGGCGTCGCGATCGCGCAATCGCTGCTTGCGGCGTTCGAGCAGGCGGCAGAGCCGCAGCGGCTGAAGTTTCTCTCCTCGCTCGCCGACCGGTTCGGGCCGGACCGTCGCGCGATCGAGCTCGCGATCGCGGCCTACCAGCGCAAGGAGGACGGCGACGGCGGCAAGCTCGAGGCGCTCCACGCCGCGGCGGAGCCGCGCCGGCAGGAGCTCATCCGCCGCCTCAATCTTGCACCCGGCGGGACGGCCTCCCTCGTGCGCATGCGACGGGTACTGCTTGCGCTCCTGCGCGAGCATCCCGAACTCCAGCCGGTCGACGACGATTTCGTCCATCTATTCTCGTCCTGGTTCAACAGGGGTTTTCTCGTGCTGCGACCGATCGACTGGACGACGTCAGCCAACATCCTCGAGAAGATCATCAGGTATGAAGCCGTCCATGCCATCCAGGACTGGGATGATCTGCGCAGCCGGCTCGAGCCGCCGGATCGCCGCTGCTACGCGTTCTTTCATCCCCAGCTGGTCGACGAGCCGCTGATCTTCGTGGAGGTCGCACTCACGAAGGAGATTCCGGGCGCGATCAATCCATTGCTCGACAAATCGCGCCAGCCGATCGCGGCACGTGACGCCACGACCGCCGTATTCTACTCGATCTCGAATACGCAAAAGGGCCTCGCCGGCGTCTCCTTCGGCAACTTTCTGATCAAGCAAGTGGTCCAGGACCTCGCCCGCGAGCTCCCGAACCTGAAGACCTTCGTCACCCTGTCGCCCGTTCCCGGCTTTGCCGGCTGGATTCGGCGCGAGCTCAAGACCGAGGCCTCCGGCGCCATCGACGATGACACAAGGCGTGCACTGACTGCGCTCGAGGACGGCGGCGACACCGCGCAGGCAAAAGAGGCCATCACCGCCCTTGCCGCCTATTACTTCCTGAAGGCGAAGCTTCCGTCAGGCAAGCCGGTCGATCCGGTCGCCCGCTTCCATCTCGGCAACGGCGCGCGCCTGGAGCGGCTGAATTTCCTCGGCGATGCTTCGCCCAAGGGCATCAAGCAATCCTACGGCCTGATGGTCAACTATCTCTACGCACTCGACCACATCGAGGCGAACCATGAAGCGTTCGCGGAGCACGGCACCGTCGTGGCCTCCGACAAGGTGAAGAAGGCGCTCCGCGCCAAGCTGTCGTCCCGCGACCTTGTGCCCAGCTCACAGACCAACTCTCAGCGGAAGATCTCGTCATGA
- a CDS encoding aldo/keto reductase — MLFVEANGAKIPAIGLGTWELSERTCARVVEQALRLGYRHIDTAQVYDNEREVGDGLRSSGVRREDIFLTTKVWTNHYGPHDLERSVKESLARLRLPSVDLLLLHWPNSHVPLAETLGALAHAKRMGLAHHIGVSNFTVALIEEAVALCPEPLVCNQVEYHPYLDQAKVRAACDRHGLALVAYSPIARGRIKSDQTLAAIGRAHRKTPAQICLRWLVQQNVAAIPRTSRVERLSENIEIFDFELADEEMAQVSALASPKGRLTDFGFAPKWD; from the coding sequence ATGCTGTTCGTCGAGGCCAATGGCGCAAAAATCCCGGCGATTGGGCTCGGGACCTGGGAGTTGAGCGAGCGGACCTGCGCGCGCGTGGTCGAGCAGGCGCTGCGGCTCGGCTACCGCCATATCGACACCGCGCAGGTCTATGACAATGAGCGCGAGGTCGGCGACGGCCTGCGGTCCTCGGGAGTGCGGCGCGAAGACATCTTCCTCACCACCAAGGTCTGGACCAACCATTACGGGCCCCACGATCTGGAGCGCTCGGTCAAGGAGAGCCTGGCGCGGCTGCGGCTTCCATCCGTCGATCTGTTGCTGCTGCACTGGCCCAATTCGCATGTGCCGCTGGCGGAGACGCTGGGCGCGCTGGCGCACGCCAAGCGCATGGGCCTGGCGCACCACATCGGCGTCTCCAATTTCACGGTCGCCCTGATCGAAGAGGCGGTCGCGTTGTGCCCGGAACCGCTCGTCTGCAACCAGGTCGAATACCATCCCTATCTCGACCAAGCCAAGGTGAGGGCGGCCTGCGACCGGCACGGGCTGGCGCTGGTCGCCTACAGCCCGATCGCCAGGGGCCGCATCAAGTCCGACCAGACGCTTGCGGCAATCGGGCGCGCCCATCGCAAGACGCCGGCGCAAATCTGCCTGCGCTGGCTAGTGCAACAGAATGTTGCCGCGATCCCGCGCACCTCGCGCGTCGAGCGCCTGTCGGAAAACATCGAGATCTTCGATTTCGAGCTGGCGGACGAAGAGATGGCGCAGGTCTCGGCGCTGGCCAGTCCGAAGGGCCGCCTGACGGATTTCGGCTTCGCGCCGAAATGGGATTGA
- a CDS encoding TRAP transporter large permease yields the protein MSTLAVGLMYGGATLAVMASGMPIALALGAVAVVFMYFFMPSASLDTVTQNVYEEMASITLLAIPLFILKGAAIGKSKAGQDLYSALHVWMGRIPGGLGIANVFACALFAAMAGSSPATCSAIGSAGIPEMRKRGYSGGFAAGVIAAGGTLGILLPPSITMILYAVAAEQSLGRLFLAGIGPGLLLVVLFATYAVLRFKAEYKAAQRAYAADPAQHPILSNERFTMAMRFGALPRVLPFVVLLSGVMVALYGGYATPSETAGLGGILALVLIASIYGVWRPRDLGPILESTLKESTMLMLIIGMSLLYSYVMSYLHISQGAAQAIVAMQLSRWVLLAAILVLVVVLGFFLPPVSIILMTAPIILPPLKDAGFDLIWFGVVMTIVMEMGLIHPPVGLNIFVIRNIAPDIPLRDVIWGTLPFVLLMAFAVVLLCLAPSISTWLPNLVMGAPTR from the coding sequence ATGAGCACGCTTGCCGTTGGACTGATGTATGGCGGCGCCACGCTTGCCGTCATGGCATCGGGCATGCCGATCGCGCTGGCGCTCGGTGCCGTAGCCGTCGTCTTCATGTACTTCTTCATGCCCTCCGCATCGCTCGATACGGTGACGCAGAACGTCTACGAGGAAATGGCTTCGATCACGCTGCTGGCCATCCCGCTCTTCATTCTCAAGGGCGCTGCGATCGGCAAGTCGAAGGCGGGACAGGATCTCTACAGCGCGCTGCATGTCTGGATGGGCCGCATCCCGGGTGGGCTCGGAATCGCAAATGTCTTTGCCTGCGCGCTGTTCGCGGCGATGGCCGGGTCGTCTCCGGCAACCTGCTCGGCGATCGGCTCGGCAGGGATTCCCGAGATGCGCAAGCGGGGATATTCCGGCGGCTTTGCCGCAGGCGTGATCGCAGCCGGCGGCACGCTCGGCATCCTGCTGCCGCCCTCGATCACGATGATCCTGTATGCGGTCGCGGCGGAGCAGTCGCTCGGGCGTCTGTTCCTCGCAGGCATCGGTCCTGGCCTTCTCCTGGTGGTGCTGTTTGCAACCTACGCGGTGCTGAGGTTCAAAGCGGAATACAAGGCGGCGCAGCGGGCCTATGCGGCAGACCCCGCGCAGCATCCGATCCTTTCGAACGAGCGCTTCACCATGGCGATGCGGTTCGGTGCGCTGCCGCGTGTCCTGCCCTTCGTCGTGCTGCTCAGCGGCGTGATGGTTGCGCTTTATGGCGGCTACGCCACGCCCTCGGAGACAGCGGGCCTCGGCGGCATCCTGGCGCTGGTTCTGATCGCCTCCATCTACGGCGTGTGGCGCCCACGGGATCTCGGCCCGATCCTGGAATCGACGCTGAAGGAATCGACCATGCTGATGCTGATCATCGGCATGTCGCTGCTCTACTCCTACGTGATGAGCTATCTCCACATCAGCCAGGGGGCGGCTCAAGCCATCGTCGCCATGCAGCTCTCGCGATGGGTGCTGCTGGCAGCTATCCTGGTGCTGGTGGTCGTGCTCGGCTTCTTCCTGCCGCCAGTTTCGATCATCCTGATGACCGCGCCGATCATCCTGCCGCCGCTCAAGGACGCAGGCTTCGACCTGATCTGGTTCGGGGTGGTGATGACGATCGTGATGGAGATGGGTCTCATCCATCCACCGGTCGGCCTCAACATCTTCGTCATCAGGAACATCGCGCCCGACATCCCCTTGCGGGACGTGATCTGGGGAACGCTGCCCTTCGTGCTCCTGATGGCGTTCGCCGTGGTGCTGCTTTGCCTGGCGCCCTCGATCTCAACCTGGTTGCCGAACCTGGTGATGGGCGCACCAACGCGTTAA
- the mgtE gene encoding magnesium transporter — translation MDEHMDVAPSAEASVLDHVPMRNEDGEIRHEFVEEIAHAIEAADSALLRATVAELHEADLGDLIGALEPDERVRLVELTGRDFDFSALNELDEGVREEILEELPPETVAEGVRELESDDAVELLETLDQAEQEEILEKLPLRERVALERSLLYPENSAGRRMQTEFIAVPQDFTVGQAIDYMRETPDLPDRFYEIYVVDKDQHWQGAVSLDVLLRARRPVALAELTDEDRRRVSVLEDQEEVARMFGKYNLVAAPVLDTQDRLVGVITVDDVVDVIEEEADEDLKALGGVNSDEELSDTVFTIARARFNWLLVNLATAFLASSVLGLFEGQLEKMVALAVLAPIVASQGGNAATQTMTVAVRALATRELGSSNAWRVVMRETLVGLVNGLAFAVITGVAAVVWFKIPGLGIVIGLAIICNLFAGALGGILIPMALDRVRADPAVASGTFVTTVTDVVGFFSFLGIATLWFGLK, via the coding sequence ATGGATGAACATATGGACGTTGCCCCCTCCGCGGAGGCCTCGGTACTCGACCACGTTCCGATGCGCAATGAAGACGGCGAAATTCGTCACGAATTCGTCGAGGAGATTGCGCATGCGATCGAGGCCGCCGACAGCGCGCTTTTGCGGGCCACCGTCGCCGAACTGCACGAGGCCGATCTCGGCGATCTGATCGGCGCTCTCGAGCCCGACGAGCGCGTTCGCCTGGTCGAGCTCACGGGGCGCGACTTCGATTTCTCGGCGTTGAACGAGCTCGACGAGGGCGTGCGCGAGGAGATCCTCGAGGAGCTGCCGCCGGAGACGGTCGCCGAGGGCGTCCGAGAGCTCGAATCCGACGACGCGGTCGAGCTTCTGGAAACGCTCGACCAGGCGGAGCAGGAGGAGATCCTCGAGAAGCTGCCGTTGCGCGAGCGCGTCGCGCTCGAGCGCAGCCTGCTTTATCCGGAAAATTCCGCCGGCCGGCGAATGCAGACCGAGTTCATCGCGGTGCCGCAGGATTTCACCGTGGGCCAGGCGATCGACTACATGCGCGAGACCCCGGATCTGCCCGACCGCTTCTACGAGATCTACGTCGTCGACAAGGATCAGCACTGGCAGGGCGCAGTCTCGCTCGACGTCCTGCTTCGCGCCCGCCGCCCGGTGGCGCTTGCCGAGCTGACCGACGAGGATCGCCGCCGCGTCTCCGTCCTGGAGGACCAGGAGGAGGTGGCGCGCATGTTCGGCAAATATAACCTCGTCGCCGCGCCCGTGCTCGATACCCAGGATCGCCTCGTCGGCGTCATCACCGTCGACGACGTCGTCGACGTGATCGAGGAGGAGGCGGACGAGGACCTCAAGGCGCTGGGCGGCGTCAACAGCGACGAAGAACTCTCCGACACCGTGTTCACCATTGCGCGGGCGCGGTTCAACTGGTTGCTGGTCAATCTGGCCACCGCTTTCCTGGCGTCCTCCGTGCTCGGCCTGTTCGAGGGCCAGCTCGAGAAGATGGTGGCGCTGGCCGTTCTTGCACCGATCGTCGCAAGCCAGGGCGGCAACGCCGCAACCCAGACCATGACCGTTGCGGTACGCGCGCTCGCGACACGCGAGCTCGGCTCCTCCAATGCCTGGCGCGTGGTGATGCGGGAGACGCTGGTTGGCCTCGTCAACGGCCTGGCCTTTGCCGTGATCACGGGCGTCGCGGCGGTGGTCTGGTTCAAGATCCCGGGCCTCGGTATCGTCATCGGGCTCGCGATCATCTGCAATCTCTTTGCGGGTGCGCTGGGCGGCATCCTAATCCCGATGGCGCTGGACCGGGTGCGGGCCGATCCGGCGGTGGCATCCGGCACGTTCGTCACGACCGTGACCGACGTCGTCGGTTTCTTCTCCTTCCTCGGCATCGCAACGCTGTGGTTCGGCCTGAAATAG
- a CDS encoding polysaccharide deacetylase family protein has product MSVGAALAALIGTASADAADCPRKDALGTSRLLSVDAKSTPRVGLKSFTQTLPLADHEVVLTFDDGPHPPTTSKVLAALAQECVRATFFLIGLHASEHPDMVKRIAREGHSIGHHTWSHPFMARIPFDKAKNEIDRGIAANETALHGTSTTTPSTPFFRFPYFEATQAQLDLLQSRGIVVFGADLWASDWNEMTPDQELKLITERLAAAGKGIILFHDPKARTAAIMPAFLRYLRQNGYRVVHVVPAGAAKNADAH; this is encoded by the coding sequence ATGTCGGTAGGCGCGGCGCTCGCCGCCCTCATCGGCACCGCCTCGGCTGATGCCGCCGACTGTCCGCGCAAGGACGCGCTCGGCACCTCGCGCCTGCTCAGCGTCGATGCCAAATCCACGCCGCGCGTGGGGCTGAAGAGTTTTACGCAAACACTGCCGCTCGCCGATCACGAGGTCGTGCTGACCTTCGACGACGGCCCGCATCCGCCGACCACCTCGAAGGTGCTGGCCGCACTGGCGCAGGAATGCGTGCGGGCGACCTTCTTCCTGATCGGCCTGCACGCCTCCGAGCATCCCGACATGGTCAAGCGCATCGCCCGCGAGGGCCACAGCATCGGCCATCACACCTGGTCGCATCCGTTCATGGCGCGGATCCCGTTCGACAAGGCGAAGAATGAGATCGACCGCGGCATCGCGGCGAACGAGACGGCGCTGCACGGGACGTCGACGACAACGCCCTCGACGCCGTTCTTCCGCTTCCCCTATTTCGAAGCGACGCAAGCGCAACTCGACCTGCTCCAGTCGCGCGGCATCGTCGTGTTCGGGGCCGATCTGTGGGCCAGCGACTGGAACGAGATGACGCCGGATCAGGAATTGAAGCTCATCACCGAGCGCCTCGCCGCTGCCGGCAAGGGTATCATCCTCTTCCACGATCCCAAGGCGCGCACGGCCGCGATCATGCCGGCCTTCCTGCGGTATTTGCGTCAGAACGGCTATCGCGTCGTTCACGTGGTGCCGGCGGGCGCGGCGAAGAATGCCGACGCGCATTGA
- a CDS encoding polysaccharide deacetylase family protein, translated as MIRSSVVVRTRSWIVLCLGLLTTASPAALAANCPGHPDALGTSRTLVVDPRAHPRIGTMQYRETLPLKDHEVVLTFDDGPLPKYSNQVLQILADECIKATFFIIGGQAKANPEGVRKLVAAGHTVGTHSMNHPLTFDRMPIEKIETEINGGIEWTSAAMTDPSALAPFFRIPGLMRAQGVENHLISRGIQVWSADFPADDWRHVSSDRVYQLAIQRLEAKGKGILLLHDIQARTVAALPKIIRDLKARGYRIVHVVPATADRPATPTEAVEWLLRPPSESVPIARWPAVPNFVYTQAWTLPAPDLADLNAQPAHEPLLPRRTMAQADVAATLPVPDRDLFAIPEGSIEVLLSTTLSRRAATRLAMAAETPHASKGKAGKSPGRRTAHAVHGAPKHAAQTTGATPHPTRVASLKKRTQ; from the coding sequence ATGATCAGAAGCAGCGTTGTTGTTCGGACGCGATCGTGGATCGTCCTCTGCCTGGGCTTGCTGACCACTGCCTCGCCGGCGGCATTGGCGGCCAATTGCCCGGGTCACCCGGACGCGCTCGGCACCTCCCGCACCCTTGTGGTCGACCCGCGCGCGCATCCGCGCATCGGCACCATGCAGTACCGCGAGACGCTGCCGCTGAAGGACCATGAGGTCGTCCTGACCTTCGACGACGGTCCGCTGCCGAAATACTCCAACCAGGTGCTCCAGATCCTGGCCGACGAGTGCATCAAGGCGACCTTCTTCATCATCGGCGGCCAGGCCAAGGCGAACCCTGAGGGCGTGCGCAAGCTGGTGGCGGCGGGCCACACCGTCGGCACGCACAGCATGAACCATCCGCTGACGTTCGACAGGATGCCGATCGAGAAGATCGAGACCGAGATCAATGGCGGCATCGAGTGGACGTCGGCTGCGATGACCGATCCGTCCGCGCTCGCGCCGTTCTTCCGTATTCCCGGCCTGATGCGCGCCCAAGGCGTCGAAAACCATCTGATCTCGCGCGGCATCCAGGTCTGGAGTGCCGATTTCCCGGCCGACGACTGGCGGCACGTGTCGTCCGATCGCGTCTACCAGCTCGCGATCCAGCGGCTCGAGGCCAAGGGCAAGGGCATTTTGCTCCTGCACGACATCCAGGCCCGCACCGTCGCGGCGCTGCCCAAGATCATCCGCGATTTGAAGGCGCGCGGCTATCGCATCGTCCATGTGGTGCCGGCCACCGCCGACCGGCCGGCGACGCCGACCGAGGCGGTGGAATGGCTGCTGCGTCCGCCGTCGGAGAGCGTGCCGATCGCACGCTGGCCGGCCGTGCCCAATTTTGTCTACACACAGGCATGGACGCTTCCGGCACCTGACCTGGCTGATCTCAACGCGCAGCCGGCGCATGAGCCGCTGTTGCCGCGCCGGACCATGGCGCAGGCGGATGTCGCCGCCACCCTGCCCGTGCCCGACCGCGATCTCTTCGCGATCCCGGAAGGCTCGATCGAGGTGCTGCTGTCCACGACGCTGTCGCGGCGAGCCGCGACGCGGCTGGCCATGGCGGCTGAGACGCCTCATGCCTCCAAGGGCAAGGCTGGCAAGTCACCAGGACGCCGGACGGCGCATGCCGTGCATGGCGCACCGAAGCATGCCGCGCAGACCACGGGCGCTACCCCGCATCCGACCCGCGTCGCCAGCCTGAAGAAGCGGACGCAGTAA